From the genome of Anaerolineae bacterium:
ACCAGATATGGGATGGCGAACTCGGCCGAAACCAAGAAAGCTCGGATGTTGTCCGGCTTCTTGCCCGACTCGGCGAAGGCTTCAGATTCGGCGATGGGCATCCGCCCAGGCACCACGTGACCCTCGGATGCCGCCCAGGTTAGCAGCTCGGGACCACTGGCCCACTTGATGAACTGCCAGGCTTCCTCTTTGTGTGGCGTAGTGTTGATGATGAAGAGCTCCTCCGTCCACATGCCGGTGCCGCGGTGATCGCCGTCCGACCACCTCATGATGGGCAGAGGCACGATGTCCCAATCGAACTCGAGCATGCGCGCCGGCTCCAGGAACCAGGAGCCACCGGCGTACATCCCGATCCGGCCGGCCTCAAACATGGGCATCAGCCCCTGCTCAGCGGTGACGGCCGGCGGCGGCGCGATCTTGTCCGTGTTCCACAGATCCTTCCACATCTGCACGATGTAGACCCGCAGGTCCGAGTAGAACAGCGAGTTGCGCCAGTCCTCGTCGGCAATGGGACCGGCGATGAACAGGGGGGCGTAGTAGCTCCCCTGATCGAGCATGACGCCGTACAGGTTGTTCTCCGGATCGGCGATGGCGGCGCCCATCTGCTTGAGGTCGTCCCAGGTCCAATCGTCGGTGGGGTAGTCCACACCAGCGTCGTCAAACAGCTTCTTGTTGAAGTAGATTAGGGTACAAGTGAAGCCCATGGGCATCGTCAGTCGCTGCCCGAGCCATTGCGTAGCGTCTAGCAGCTTGGGATAGAAGTCGTCGATTCTGACTTCGTCAGCGTCACGCTGGATGAGATCGTCCAGCACCAGCAGGTTCTTCCAGAGAGCTGGCCACCCGCCTCCCAACCACCCGCAGTCGGGCGGTGTCCCGCCGGCAATCGTGATGGTTACCTTCTCGAGCGCGTTGGTGTTGTACATGGGCTCGATCTCGATGTCCGGATTCTTCTCCATGTACGTGTTGATGATGTACTCACCGTAGCGCGCTTTCTCCGGGGTATACTGCGGCCACTCGAATACCAGCTTCACCTTCTCTCCGGCCGCCCTGGGCGGTTCGGTGGCAGCGGCGGGAGCCGCCGTCTCGCCAGCCGCAGGGGCCGGAGTAGCCCCGGCACAGGCGGCCAGTGCGGCTCCGCCGGCTGCCGCCAATCCAAGCGCACCTGCCGCCCTCAGCAACTCCCTTCTAGTCCACTTGCGCATCTTGTTCCTCCTCCGCTAGGTTCGCCGAACGCATCGCGACAGTGCCGTGGGTCGCCTCCTCTACGCCTTCATCCCGCTCATCACCACCCCCTCAATGAAGTACCGCTGGGCCAGGAAGTAGACGACGATCGGGGCTATGGCCACCATCACCGTGGCCGCCATGAGGTAGTTCCATTCCACGCTAAAAGGCCCCTTGAACCGATACAGGCCCACCGCCAGCGTCATCTTCTCCGCCGAATGCAGGTACACCAGCGGCCCAAAGAAGTCGTTCCAGTGGGCCACGAACTGGAATACCGCTATCGCCCCCAAGGCTGGCTTGCAGAGCGGCAATAGGATGTTCCAGAAAGTCCGAAAGTTGCTGCAGCCGTCGATCCTGGCGGCATCATCAAGCTCGTAAGGCAGAGTCATGAAGAACTGGCGAAGAAGGAAGATGTTGAAGGCCCCCCCGCCAAA
Proteins encoded in this window:
- a CDS encoding sugar ABC transporter substrate-binding protein is translated as MRKWTRRELLRAAGALGLAAAGGAALAACAGATPAPAAGETAAPAAATEPPRAAGEKVKLVFEWPQYTPEKARYGEYIINTYMEKNPDIEIEPMYNTNALEKVTITIAGGTPPDCGWLGGGWPALWKNLLVLDDLIQRDADEVRIDDFYPKLLDATQWLGQRLTMPMGFTCTLIYFNKKLFDDAGVDYPTDDWTWDDLKQMGAAIADPENNLYGVMLDQGSYYAPLFIAGPIADEDWRNSLFYSDLRVYIVQMWKDLWNTDKIAPPPAVTAEQGLMPMFEAGRIGMYAGGSWFLEPARMLEFDWDIVPLPIMRWSDGDHRGTGMWTEELFIINTTPHKEEAWQFIKWASGPELLTWAASEGHVVPGRMPIAESEAFAESGKKPDNIRAFLVSAEFAIPYLVHPMSSKIATAVGDPLSAFFSLEETLSAKEATQTAHDNIQVILDEWWATEGGA
- a CDS encoding carbohydrate ABC transporter permease, translated to MPFAWMLSTSLKKSGAVFQFPPQWIPDPVVWGNYVTAMKVMDFPVLLKNTVLVTSLSMVGAMATSALAAYSFARLRFPGRDLIFIVVLATMMLPGWVTLIPVYIIFRNLRMINTLWPLIIPSFFGGGAFNIFLLRQFFMTLPYELDDAARIDGCSNFRTFWNILLPLCKPALGAIAVFQFVAHWNDFFGPLVYLHSAEKMTLAVGLYRFKGPFSVEWNYLMAATVMVAIAPIVVYFLAQRYFIEGVVMSGMKA